A stretch of DNA from Chitinivorax sp. PXF-14:
CAGTCGGCATCGGCAACGACATGCCAACGGCGGAAAGAATCATAGCTACCGGAGTTGCGGTCGATCGACACGCGCACATCGACGTCTTCTTCCGAAAAACGCTTCTTGGTGGCCGACGCCAGGGCCAATTCCAGGGCCCCGAAGACGATATCCTTATCGACATTCTTTTCGCGCGCCAGTGCATCCACCAGCAACAACATTTCGCGACTCATTTAACACACCTCCGGCTCATTCCTGCGACAGACTATGCTGTCGGTCTTTATCACATTCGTTATTTGCGGCGCGGCATCCACCGGACATCAGAACTGCGGATCGATCCTGGCTTTTTCCACATTGGAAAGCTCAAGCTCGACCATCTGACCATCGACATCAAGCTTCACGCGCCCGTCGTCAAGACCGATCAGCGTGCCGGCAAAATTCTTGCGGCGCTCGACCGGGACACGCAGCTTCAGCTTGATGCGCTCACCGGCAAAGCGAACGAAGTCATCCGCCTTGACCAATGGCCTGTCCAGCCCCGGCGAGGAGACTTCGAGCCGCTCGTAGTCGATGTTCTCGACCATGAACATGCGCGTCAGGTGATTGCTCACGGTCACGCAATCGTCGACCGTAATACCCTTGGGCGAGTCCATGAACACCCGCATCAATCCACCTGGTGCCAGCTCGAGATCGACTAGCTCATACCCCAAACCGGCCAAGGTGGTATCGAGCAAGCTGCGCAAATCCATATATTCCGTCCTGAAAAATAAAAAATGGGCCCAAAGCCCATCCCCTAAATCTTTTGCATTATATCAGAGAACCCCCATAAGACAAAGCCCGCAAAACCAAGCCCAGCAAGGCGTCGCCCCTTTATCGCAAGCACATTGTCATAACAGGGAGATTGCCGTACATATCAAGCCGGTGCTTGCCTGGCATCGAAAGCAGGGCAATTTTGCAGGCAAGGCGCGCTTTACGCCCGCGGGAAAAATCCGGTACAGTATGGCCCGAACACGGGAAATCCAATTTGCATATTGGGGCTTTCCCATCTGAGATTGGCGCGGGCTGCGGCACAGTACTGCATCTGCGAGACTACATATTACCCCTGCCAGTCGGCGGGGCATAACTATACCAATTCAAGTAAACATCAAGATAGACGGGAGAGTGCAACATGGAAAAAATCTGGCTGAAGCAGTACCAGCCTGGCGTACCCACGGAAATCGATCTGAACGAATTCAAATCGGTGGGTGAGGTATTCGAGAAGAGTGCAGTCAAGTTTGCCGATCGTCCGGCATTCGCCTGCATGGACAAGCAGGTGACCTATGCCGAGCTCGACAAGCTGACGGCCAATTTTGCCTCCTACCTGCAGAATGTGCTGGGCCTGAAGCGTGGCGACCGTGTTGCCGTCATGATGCCCAACCTGCTGCAGTACCCGGTGTGCGTCTTCGGCATCCTGCGTGCCGGCCTTGTTGTAGTCAACGTCAACCCGCTCTACACCCCGCGCGAGCTTGAGCACCAGCTCAAGGACTCGGGGGCGGAAACGATCGTCATCATCGAGAACTTCGCCAGCGTACTAGCCGAAGTCGTCTCTAAGACCCCGGTCAAGAATGTGATCACGACGCAGATCGGCGACATGCTGGGTTTCCCGAAGTCGCTGATCGTCAATACCGTGGTCAAGCACGTCAAGAAGATGGTGCCGGCGTTCAACCTGCCCAAGGTGACCAAGTTCAACGATGCGCTGTCGCAAGGCAGCCGTCAGCAGATGAAGAAGTCGAACGTCGGCCACGACGACATCGCCTTCCTGCAATACACAGGCGGCACCACCGGCGTATCCAAGGGTGCGATGCTGACCCACCGCAACATCATCGCCAACATGCAGCAGGCGCATGCCTGGCTGAAGCCGGTGGTGAGCGAGGGCAAGGAAATCATCATCACCGCTCTGCCGCTCTACCATATCTTCTCGCTGACCGCGAACTGCATGGTGTTCACCAAGATCGGCGGCCTCAACATCCTGATCACGAACCCGCGCGACATTCCCGGCTTCGTCAAGGAGCTGGCAAAGTACCCCGTCACCTGCATGACTGGCGTGAACACACTGTTCAACGCGCTGGTCAACAACCCCGACTTCGCCAAGCTCAACTTCAAGACCTGGAAAATGGTGCTGGGCGGCGGCATGGCTGTGCAGAAGGCCGTGGCGGAACAATGGAAGAAGGTCACCGGCGTACCGCTGATCGAGGCCTATGGCCTGACCGAGACCTCGCCGGCCGCGTGCATCAACCCGATGAACCTGAAGGAATACAACCACGCGATCGGCCTGCCGGTCCCGTCGACCGAGGCGTCGGTGCGCGACGAAAGCGGCAAGGAGCTCGGCGTCGGCGAATCGGGCGAGCTGTACATCCGCGGCCCGCAGGTCATGAAGGGTTACTGGAACCGCCCTGAGGAAACGGCCAAGGTCGTCACCGCCGACGGCTGGCTGGCTACCGGCGACATGGCTGTCGTCAACGAGCAGGGCTTCTTCCGTCTGGTCGACCGCAAGAAGGACATGGTGCTCGTGTCGGGCTTCAACGTATATCCGAACGAGATTGAAGATGTCGTGGCGCTGCACCCGGGCGTGCTCGAAGTCGCCTGCATTGGCGTACCTGACGACAAGTCCGGCGAAGCCGTGAAGGTGTTCGTGGTCAAGAAGGACCAGGCCCTGACGGCCAAGGACGTGATCGAGCACTGCAAGAAGAACCTGACCGGCTACAAGGTACCGAAGCACGTCGAGTTCCGCACCGAGCTGCCGAAGACCAACGTGGGCAAGATCCTGCGCCGCGCACTGCGCGACGAAGAGGTCAAGAAGGTTCCGGCCTGATCGACGCCTCGCGCCACGAGAGAATGCCCGCCGCCACGGCGGGCATTTTTTTGCCCGGCCGCCACCGGCGGGGTGCGCGGGCATCCTGTGCTAAACTCGAAAGGCTCTGGCGCCGTGCCAGGCATGCGCATGCGGGGCGGGCCCGGCATGCGCTCACCAGACAATAAGAACACTTCGAATCAGGAGCCACCATGGACCTCAAGCCCCTGTTCCGTCTGATGGCGGAAAAACAGGCATCCGACCTATTCTTCACCGCCGGGGCACCCATCCAGATCAAGATTCAAGGCAATATCGTCGGCGTGAACCAGCAGATGCTGAGTGCCGATCAGGTCAAGCAGTGCGCCTACTCGCTGATGGATGAAGAGCGCATCGCGCGCTTCGAGCGCGAATGGGAGATGAACTTCGGCATCCCCGTGGCCGAGGTCGGCAGTTTCCGCGTCAATGTCTTCCGCCAGCGCGGGGCGGTGGCCATGGTGATACGCTACATCAAGGCCAACCCGCCGATGTTGCACGAGCTCGAGATGCCCGATGGGCTGGACGAGCTATGCATGCTCAAGCGCGGCCTGGTGCTCGTGGTCGGGGCGACCGGCTCGGGCAAGTCGTCCACCTTGGCCGCGATGCTGAACTACCGCAACAACGCCAAGCCGGGCCACATCCTAACGCTCGAAGACCCGATCGAATTCCAGCATCGCCACAAGAAGTGCATCGTCAACCAGCGTGAAGTCGGCATCGACACGCACAGCTATGAAGATGCACTGAAGAACGCGATGCGCGAGGCGCCCGACGTACTGATGATCGGAGAGATCCGCGACAAGGACACGCTGTCGCACGCGCTCACCTACGCCCAGTCCGGCCATTTGTGCCTGTCGACGCTGCATGCGAACAACAGCTATCACACGATGAACCGCATCATCAATTTCTTCCCGGAAGATGCGCGGGCGAGCCTGCTGCTCGATCTCTCGACCTCGCTGCGGGCGGTGATCTCGCAGCGCCTGGTGCGCGGCATCGACGGCAAGCTGATCCCCGCCGTGGAAGTGCTGCTCAACACCAACCGCATTGCCGAGCTGATCAAGAACGGCGAGATCGACCAGATCAAGGAGGCAATGGAGAACTCCCTGTCGCAAGGCTCGCAGACCTTCGAACAATCGCTGTACAAGCTGTACCGCGACGGCCGCATCACGCTCGACGAGGCGATGCTGAATGCCGATTCGCCGACCAACCTGCACTGGCTGGTCAGCCATGGCCAGAGCCACGACGAGACAGACCAGGCGAGACCCCATTCTAAGCAGGAAGCCCAGCAGGAACAACCGGTCAGCTTCGATATCGACCTGATCGATGAGCAACATTGACCCAAGCCCATTACGACAACAACGATACACAAGCATGAAGATCTACGGTATTCCCAATTGCAACACCGTCAAGAAGGCGCGCGAATGGCTGGCCAGCCACCATGTCGACATCCCCTTCCACGACTTCAAGAAGGCAGGCGTCAGCGAAGCCATGCTGTCGGCCTGGCTGATGCAGGTCAGCTGGGACAAGCTCGTCAACCGCCAGGGCACGACCTGGCGTCAACTATCTGATGAGCAGAAGGCGGCCGTCACCGACAACGCCAGCGCGATTCGCCTGATGCTGGAGAAGCCGTCGGTGATCAAGCGCCCGGTGCTCGATGTCGACGGCCGGATCGAACTGGGCTTCAGCACCGACAGCTATGAGCGGGTATTCGGAAAATGAGCCAGAACCCTACCCTGCTGCTCACCGAGCAGCTGATTTCCCTGCCCTCCAACACCCCGCGTGACGCGGGTTGCCAGGACATCATGATCGAGCGCCTGGAGCGGCTCGGCTTCAACATCGAGCGCATGCGTTTCGGTGATGTCGACAACTTCTGGGCCCGGCTTGGCGACAGCAGCCCGGTCGTGTGCTTCGCCGGCCATACCGACGTGGTGCCCACGGGCCCGCTCGACCAATGGCACAGCGACCCGTTCATGCCGACCATCACCGATGGCCTGCTCTACGGCCGTGGTGCCGCCGACATGAAAGCCTCGCTGGCGGCATTCATCACCGCGATCGAGGCCTTCCTGTCCGAGCACAAGCGTCCCAATGGCTCGATTGCGCTGCTCATCACCTCGGACGAGGAAGGCCCGTCGGTGGACGGCACGGTCAAGGTGGTCGAAGCA
This window harbors:
- the rimP gene encoding ribosome maturation factor RimP, producing the protein MDLRSLLDTTLAGLGYELVDLELAPGGLMRVFMDSPKGITVDDCVTVSNHLTRMFMVENIDYERLEVSSPGLDRPLVKADDFVRFAGERIKLKLRVPVERRKNFAGTLIGLDDGRVKLDVDGQMVELELSNVEKARIDPQF
- the fadD gene encoding long-chain-fatty-acid--CoA ligase FadD, giving the protein MEKIWLKQYQPGVPTEIDLNEFKSVGEVFEKSAVKFADRPAFACMDKQVTYAELDKLTANFASYLQNVLGLKRGDRVAVMMPNLLQYPVCVFGILRAGLVVVNVNPLYTPRELEHQLKDSGAETIVIIENFASVLAEVVSKTPVKNVITTQIGDMLGFPKSLIVNTVVKHVKKMVPAFNLPKVTKFNDALSQGSRQQMKKSNVGHDDIAFLQYTGGTTGVSKGAMLTHRNIIANMQQAHAWLKPVVSEGKEIIITALPLYHIFSLTANCMVFTKIGGLNILITNPRDIPGFVKELAKYPVTCMTGVNTLFNALVNNPDFAKLNFKTWKMVLGGGMAVQKAVAEQWKKVTGVPLIEAYGLTETSPAACINPMNLKEYNHAIGLPVPSTEASVRDESGKELGVGESGELYIRGPQVMKGYWNRPEETAKVVTADGWLATGDMAVVNEQGFFRLVDRKKDMVLVSGFNVYPNEIEDVVALHPGVLEVACIGVPDDKSGEAVKVFVVKKDQALTAKDVIEHCKKNLTGYKVPKHVEFRTELPKTNVGKILRRALRDEEVKKVPA
- a CDS encoding PilT/PilU family type 4a pilus ATPase, encoding MDLKPLFRLMAEKQASDLFFTAGAPIQIKIQGNIVGVNQQMLSADQVKQCAYSLMDEERIARFEREWEMNFGIPVAEVGSFRVNVFRQRGAVAMVIRYIKANPPMLHELEMPDGLDELCMLKRGLVLVVGATGSGKSSTLAAMLNYRNNAKPGHILTLEDPIEFQHRHKKCIVNQREVGIDTHSYEDALKNAMREAPDVLMIGEIRDKDTLSHALTYAQSGHLCLSTLHANNSYHTMNRIINFFPEDARASLLLDLSTSLRAVISQRLVRGIDGKLIPAVEVLLNTNRIAELIKNGEIDQIKEAMENSLSQGSQTFEQSLYKLYRDGRITLDEAMLNADSPTNLHWLVSHGQSHDETDQARPHSKQEAQQEQPVSFDIDLIDEQH
- a CDS encoding ArsC family reductase, with protein sequence MKIYGIPNCNTVKKAREWLASHHVDIPFHDFKKAGVSEAMLSAWLMQVSWDKLVNRQGTTWRQLSDEQKAAVTDNASAIRLMLEKPSVIKRPVLDVDGRIELGFSTDSYERVFGK